DNA from Oxyura jamaicensis isolate SHBP4307 breed ruddy duck chromosome 4, BPBGC_Ojam_1.0, whole genome shotgun sequence:
GGAGTTGTCCAAAAATTCGCTATGGAAGATAAATATTCTCAAGAGATAAATGAGTTCCTTCTTGGAAACCAGAACTTCAGCATTAAAGAGTTTACAAGGAAAAATGGGTTTTATCTAAACCACAGCACATTGCTAGAATGTGAATTCTTTGGAAAGGCATGTCACCCAgaggtaaatatttttccttttattacatCAGAAGCatggaggggatggggatgtaTTCTTACCACTCAACTTCAGACACCTGGTTTTGCCACCTACTCCCCCTGCCTTCCCTTCACAGTTGGTCAATGGAGAGAAAACATCCTGCTCTAAATCACCCTGAGGATcaccccagctctcccagtgaCCACAGAGGCAGCCTGCTGGCCTCCCCGAGCTGTAACATggaatttcagtttaaattgcTCTCCGCCTAGTCCCAGGTCTGCATAGACAGCAGGCTTTGAAAAGTGTCCTGCCTCCAGGCTTCATCCAGCAACCTTTCCCATAAATGGCCTATAACCAACATCAGTATGAATGGAGGTTTTTTGCATGACATGGTTGCATGGTTGCACTCAACTGATGTAGTTagttctgcagcagcaacaaaagaaTATGATCCTCTTATTTGTGTCTCAGTTCTGCCATACAACAACTCCCAACTTCAACAGAATATGTGAACAGATAAATCAGTCCTATATTCTTGCAGGTTAGCCTTATTATTCATACTGCCTTGGGGACTGGGGCGGTGGGGGTGGGGACACTAAACCAAAAAACACTAGCCCATCTCTTACATTGTGATTCACTAATGaaattttaagtgatttttcttttattttacacttccctattttcatttatttaaggATTTTGAACATGTTTTCACTGAATACGGAAACTGCTTTACTTTTAATTACAATGGTCTTCCAGCAAGAAGTGTGAGTTTGTCTGGAAGAGGCTTACGTTTACTTTTTGATGTCCAGCAGGTACAGATATACCAATGACTATATACAACCAATCATATAAtaattcatatatttcatttgttcattttacacAAACCTTCAGAATTCCAtgcacagaattatttttcaagaactATTCCTGAgtaaaagtgtattttgaagGAAAGATCCAAAACTGGTTTAAAAATTTTGAATGACTATTGACTGTGCCCCCAAACCAAATGGTGTAGAAAGTTGCAGGCGagcatatatacatacatatacacgATTCACctacaactgaaaaatattatcagACAAATAATTATATAGAAGCAATTCAGGATAACATCTCTATCTCGGTAAAAGACCCACTAGGAAAGGTCACATGGTGCCGACTTCTAAGTAGTACTgaatttttgtttcagcagcatCTTAAGCGCCTCTTGTCAGCAAGGATCTTGTCTTTGCACTGTAAAGACCTTATTAGGATTGGTTTTGTTctacacaaaacacagaaagttcAGGGAATCTCAGGGAATATCACCTTATGAGATCAGGGAAGAAAACTAAAACCTAGAATGATAAAAGTTAGACATTCACTTTTATTCTCTAGTAGCTACAGGGGAGAGGAGTGACAGGTTCTCAAGAGAGTAACGGAAAGCTTGCTGAAACATGGAGCACTTGCAAGCAGAAGTGAATTTCCAAGTTATTGAAAAAGGTTCATCTACGCCTTCTTGCTTTTGAAAGAGGGAGAggacataaggaagaaaacaaaacaaatcaaaaaaaaaaacacactaaaattTAGAGTAACTGCAGGGAAACCTACAaagttaataaagaaaattcGAGTCAGCTTAGTTCTACATATTCCTGTAAATTGCTTAAGGTGTAACAAGAGACTTAagaccaaataataataaaaaagcagcaccaTTTTAAATATAGCTAAAACTTCAGAGCATAAGAAAAGCCAAGactatttaaaatacttctttttgtATCAGGAGCAATTCACTGATGATCCCGCCCTTGGTTATACTGACGCTGGTATCACTTTTGTTATCCATTCACCCAAAGAGGTTCCACGCTTTGATGGTTTAGGCTTATTAACACCAGTCGGCATGCATGCACAGGTCGCAATCCGCCAGCTGAAGGTAAGCACCCTTGTCTATCAGGTAGAAATATTAGCCTGTATCATCGCTAATCTCTTCCGAGGCATGGCAATGAATTACACGCTTTTgcaattatttaatatttatcatACCACAGCGAGTCCTAAGAATAACACTTCAACCAGCTATATAAAAAACCTACCaacaaacccatttttttttcctggattctGCCTAATCTCTTTTTACTCAAGTTAACCTCTCAGTCTCACTGACATAACGATACAAAAATAGTGCAGTAGCCGCCCATCAATATGTTCTATCACAGCTAACGTTGTATCAGATTCCTGATAGCCCTTTCCTGATACAACCAGAGAAGACTACCCCTCTGCACTGGGCTGTCTGATCAGGTCCTGGTCTTGCTATGTGAGAGTGGAGATGATTTTATAATTCTAAAAGCACAAATGGTAATCCCCTCCTATTAAATCACAATATTACTGCTTATGTCTTAAACAGGTTTCCTTTAGCACTGTAAAATGTGATAAAGTAATAtctaaattaaaagagaaatttatGTATTCTGTTATTATTACTTTACAGTCAATTATCCAAGAATACCCATGGGGAGAGTGCAAGCCTGATATAAAGCTTCAGTACCAGAATATTTATAGTACTAATGGCTGTTTGCAGGAATGCAAGGCCCGGTACATACAGGACTGGTGTGGCTGTTTGCCTTTCATTCTCCCAGGTATTTCTTAGGACTAccatatattctctttaatgaCTATCTTGCTAGGAGAACTAACTCAATATTGAATGGCAAAGGAGACAGGGTACATTTTTCTGGGATATTTACAACTGTGattatttaatttacttaaatctatttttttttttaattcagagaaaagcagcaagataTTTGGTCAACTCTAGACTTAGCATCTGTCCATTAGCTATTTTTAGGATACACACcaaaaatcttgaaaaagatTATTCCTCAGGGCTGTGAGACAAATTGGTATCTGAGTAATCCTCCGTGAAGTTTGAAACCTTTGCTGGAACATGTAGGTTGTAATCATAAATTCCACCTACCcactttgttttgtatttccaccatgaaaacaaaaattccttAGCAAGGTAATACGAAGAGTGAGCCACAGCCTTAAaggcagctccagctggaaCGCCTAATAATAACGTTCAGTCCTCCAGTGAGCCTCTTGGTTTGGTCTATTGTCTTCTACTGCTATGTACCCCTCGTGGCGTAACTGCACTGTGCCCTACTGAATTGTTTTCTCAGTTGTATAAAGAGAAGCACAAAGTGGTATCTGGGCTTTGAtgacattatttttcagtttaacaCAAATAGAACTAAGGACTAGATCATTGATTTGAACTCCTAAagttacttgtttatttttaaggtaatgGAACTGAATGTGATTTGCTGAAGTTTTACAACTGTGTTTATCCTGCAGTCTGTAAGTAGtaatttcatattcatattttctaagCCAATTCCAAATAGCAGAAGATATCTATcagttaaaatactgaaattagtAATGAAATGGTGTACATCCCAGTTCATTTAAGACTCTGAAAATAGAGATCAGACACAGTAATAAAAAGCTTGGTAACTGATGAAAAAATTAACTCTAAATCACTGGACTTCAAGATCctataactaaaaaaaaaataataaaaataaaaatgaaatgaatcatactttcaaaatgcttcaaaTACAATTCTTTTTCATGAGTAAATAACTTACACACAGTAGGTATGAAATTCTTAAGTCACTACAGCAGACTTCCTGGAAAATACTGTGAGCGATAATCTGAGAAGTAACTTCTCATGGATTTTGGAAAGCCTCCTTTTTAATGCTCATGGATTCTGCTGTGTGTTGTGACTCTCTCTTCCCAAAGGAATGGATGATTAAAGAACCTTGTAGATTAAGAAGTTCATTTCTGGAGGAAGAGAGTGCTTCAAATTGTCACCTAACAGGCTGAGATACTTCCTCTCCCCCAGCATGCAAATGTGAGAAGCCCACGTGAAGAGGGAAGGCACAGCAACTGCCACCACACCAGGGCAAACAGAGCACCAGAGGCAGGAGGTTACAGTACTCACCTCAGAGCAGAGGCCTTTAGGTTAGGGTTTATGCTTCAGGAGGTATTTATGACTTACCATTTTTTCTACATtgattttctgcagcttttccacATTCCCataatgatttctttttgttagagCCTTGTCAGAGGAATGGCCTCCCAGAGCAGCCACacctgcagatttttttttgacaactgTTTGGTATTTGAGGAAACAGAAGGATCCCTCTCAGCTGACTTAAGCCCCAAAGTCAAAGGTCAGGGGCTGTGGTGTTAAGTGAGCTCAGTTTAGCAAAACTTTTACAAAGTTATCAGATGACATTAAATAACCACTGACGCTGCTCTGGAACCTACTCCTGTGCATTGAAGTGAGCTAGGCAAATGTCAAGACCAAGGATTATAAACCTAAATATGCAACCAGAAGGCTAACACAGAACATGGGCAGCCAACCTTCTGTTGTCCTCTTGACAAATCATGGATGAGAAAGAGTAAGCACAAAGTACTAATGAAGGTGAAAAGACTTGCATGTGCTGAATTTCAGAAGGGGAGCAtagaaaggggaaataaaagccaaaatttCAGCCTTTAATACTGTGCTCCAGCTACCTAATTGCCTTTTAGAAATACATGTTTCTTCCTTCAAACTCGTATGTACCAACCTTTCTACAGATAATTAAAGTCTTTATTGAAGTCATTTtataaggttaaaaaaaacaacactgtgtgttgttttagaaacatgcaagttctttttcctgaaatttcagATGATATAGAGATAAAAGGATTGTGTACAGTAGGAACTCATAATTCCACTTGCCCTGCCCCTTGTGAAGAAATGGAATATCCTACCACTGTCACCTATTCAagttttggaggagaaaaagccataaaatacatttctgcaaaactgaagaaaagccCAGAATACATCAGGTAATCTTACTTAATGCTTTGTCTAATAAGGAAATAATCCATTACATCTAAGTGTGTGAACAGAGTGTATGATGTAAATgtgaccttttaaaaatatactctGTAGTGTGtggtatttaaaatgttgtctgTGAGGTAACCAATCTTTTCTAAGAGATTAGTTAGGCTTTATACATGTTCATGTAGGTCTAAACTATACTTAGATACATCTAAGACCTGTGGATACCATAAAATAGATACCTCAGTTGGAAAGTAATGTTCTGTGCTACCTCTTGTGTCATTTTTAATCACTCTTTGCAATTAGGTATAAAGAAAGAGCAGGGTTATCAAGCCTATTCACAACCCACATGGGCAATCCACCCAACAaagaagacagatttttcaCAACTGAAGTCAGTGAACAACCCAAATAAATGCTAGGTAAAGTTCTCCTTTCTCTCAACACATTAccaaaaaaagcttcaaaagctCTGAAGAGCTAGGTTTTATTGTGTCAAAAATGTCACAAGTTTAAAATTCTTTTCTATTGTTAGTAAAATctattacaaaatatatttagaaaatatttgatgaaaTATTCTCTTAAGGTAGCAAAATAAGATGGTTCTAGTTGTGTGACTGAAAATGCTACCTACCaagcaacaataacaacaacaaagtaggGCTATACTCAAGGAATTATGTTAGAAATGTATGTCAAGGAAATTATGTTAGAAATTAAGTTATgcacaaagctgtgtttttcagtAGTAGCACTGAGCTCACACAATCTGAAAACCTTTAAATTTGTGGCAGAAATATCATATATACTTATGATTTAATAAAGCATGCATACCTTACACTTACAATATAATAAATTTATGCTGAATTTCCTTGAAAATGCATGCATTATATATCCAATAGAATGATTTCCATAACGGTCTGCTAGAAAGATACTTCTCAAAGAGCATTCAATACAGTTTTGTAGTCCAAATTACCTCTTACTCACAGAGGTAGATGTTACTTGTACACATAAGTATCAATACAAATGCTACATGAACCAATAATATTCATGGattcaaataaatttataaagaaGTGTAGAAAATCGGGCTAATGAATTATCTGTGACTATTCCATTGTTTCAGTGACTTCAGTTTTCTCACTCTTGAAACCATCAGTCTGCAAATGCTTCCATATATTTATACATGAACAGGAACTATATGAGGATTATGAAAATTAAACCTATTATTATATGCAAAAGATAATCCTTTGAGAACATTTTATCTTTGttgattattttattgtatGTAAACATCATGCACAGCCCAGCAATTATTTAATTAGgcaagagaaaatacagaacattCTCCTGTTACCAAGCCTTAACCAATAGGAATCCTGCCCATGTATTAAAAAGTACATATTCTGAACTGTAAAACATAGACACtgattaatttctgaaaatttaagaagggaaaagctAACTATTTACTACCTTATTGGATAGAACAACTAGGTACCCTATGGCAATTGTAGGAGGTCTTATAGTAAAAGCCATTAaaggaagattatttttattacccaGTGTTACCTACATTTTAGAATTATCACCTAAAGAAATGGAAGTCATTTTGTATAACcaatactgtattttcagtgaatatCAAATTAATAAGCTCATTATCATTTTCAACCTCAAAATCTGTAGCTTTGAATAATAAACACTACTTTTATTCTTAAAGGATATGGCATTATTTATGCAATCactttttgtgtctgttttatTCCTCTGCTGTTATGTTTATCTTCTATTTAGCAGCTACGCTGACTCTTTCTGTAGTCACGATATCACAAAGATGAGCTCTTTATTCTTGCTGAATCATTCCACAGATCCTGCTCCACCAAAGATTTGCCTGCTCTTCCACTTTTGCAGCAGGCAAGTAAGCTATTAACAGAGGGTAGAACTAAAGATCTGAGCATAGGACAAGGGCTTTCTGCACAAATACTGTCACTGAGATCATCAGGATTAAATATGCACTTGCACATAAACGAGAGGCTATATTAGACTACATTTCCAAGCACTGTATCTGCTGTAGTTGAGGATGCTTGACACTTCCACTTAAGCTTCTCTCTACGACCCTTTAGGATTTTATCTCAATAGTGCTGAGTTGTTCTTTTAACATAGCCTGGAGATCAACTTCTCTAATGATATGCTTTTATAACTATCGCTattacaaaatactgtttttcagtCACCTAATTTTTATACCTCTTAGTGGATTGCTCTTTAAAAGATACATCACTCTCCATGAAGGCAGTTCATACTGATGGATGTTGGTAAAAATGAACAGCACTCCTGGCTGTCTCAAGTAATACTGTATGTGCTTATCATTAGGCAGAACCTTGTGCTTATTGACATTAAGTACCATGATCTGAACTACAAAATAACTCAGCAGCAGAAGGCCTTGTCTGTATCTGAGTTGCTTGGTAAGTGAATGCTTGACATTTATTTATAGCTCATCAatatttaatctgaaattataataatatatatatatataaatagatattttattcTCTCCAAAGTCATAGGCTATCTGGgtttataaacaaaaagcaatgcCTTTTATATTATAATGGTAACAATCACGTTTGCTTCATGCTTGTTTTTGATATGGTCTCCTGCCATACCATTAAATGACCTGCAGTGGAGAGTAATAATTAAATTCCGCACTAATTTACAGCTACACAGCATACTGAACTGTAATCATAGGGAAGCTTCTGGGATTtaaaggggagagggagaacaTAGGGATAATAGGCAAGAGAATGGCTGAACAGGAAAAGAAGTAGGAGACATTTTAAGCACATATTCCACTGTAGAATGTGTTGTtctgtatttgctttatttaaatttttaagcAACACATTCATCTTTTTCCCACAAACATTCTTAAGAatattaattctgctttcttaaaGTGATGGATTATggattttgaatttatttagtGCTTGAGTACTAGCagagttttgtttgcttgctagACTAAACCAAATACTTAGGATGAcgtatgtttatttttttctattacagcTGATGTAGGTGGCCAGCTTGGATTGTTTTGTGGTGCCAGTATGATTACACTCATAGAACTGCTTGAGTATATTTTTACTAATTTCTGTTGGATGTGCATCTTTCTTCTACTGAAAGCTCCTGAAATGCCTCAATGGAATAATCCATCCCAGAACCAACCAAcacacaaggagaaaaatacaggaaTACAAGAATGTTAGTGGCTTGTAGACTCACAAAACTAATTGTTTCTGTTACTTTCCTGCCTTTTTAAGATGCAAAGGAGACAGTAATATCTTCCAAGGCTCCCTTCCTTTATTCTTCCTGCTTCGTTTAGCACCTAGAGCCATTTCACTGTGCtagataattttaaagaattaactTTGGAAAGGCTTACTTTCTTTGTcatgtaatgaaaaatgtaatttttacctaaaattttattttaaattaccatttttttaatagtagaGCAAGTGTTACTGACATTCCATgcaattttgcatttctgaccCAGTTTATCTTCTGTATTCTGAGTgagaagaaataatacaaatgcCAAATTAACACA
Protein-coding regions in this window:
- the ASIC5 gene encoding acid-sensing ion channel 5, translating into MDQLGRFTQLDAKGKLEKIRLYLIKKLQPCLEDRRRYHQEFASSTSFHGVHNIVRRRSRTHRGLWLLVVTGCLGIVIWQICSRFTYYFSWPTTTTVVVQYVENVKFPAVTFCNLNRFQAHAVSNLQVIFLLWNIVSGVVQKFAMEDKYSQEINEFLLGNQNFSIKEFTRKNGFYLNHSTLLECEFFGKACHPEDFEHVFTEYGNCFTFNYNGLPARSVSLSGRGLRLLFDVQQEQFTDDPALGYTDAGITFVIHSPKEVPRFDGLGLLTPVGMHAQVAIRQLKSIIQEYPWGECKPDIKLQYQNIYSTNGCLQECKARYIQDWCGCLPFILPGNGTECDLLKFYNCVYPAVYDIEIKGLCTVGTHNSTCPAPCEEMEYPTTVTYSSFGGEKAIKYISAKLKKSPEYIRQNLVLIDIKYHDLNYKITQQQKALSVSELLADVGGQLGLFCGASMITLIELLEYIFTNFCWMCIFLLLKAPEMPQWNNPSQNQPTHKEKNTGIQEC